From the Verrucomicrobiota bacterium genome, the window GCCCGCGCTGCGCAGTCGATAGAAGCTCTCGGGCGTGGGACAGGATTGTCCGCGCAGCACGCCGGCCATGACTTGCGACAATCCCATATCCCGGGCGAGCAGCACCAAAATGCGACGCAAGTGGTCGCCGAAAATGCCGTCATCGCGGCTGGCCTTGGCGGTGAACTCCTCGAAGGAGGCTTTGCCCGAAGCCAGCTCATGCAGGCCCCGCCGCACCAGGAACGGATGGCCGCCGACCAGCGCGACAAACCGCTTCAGCGCTTCCGCGTCCTTCAAGGGAGCTCCATAACGGCGGTTGAGCTCCTCCACCTGAGCCGGCGAAAAATCCTCGAGCGATAATCGCGTGCCCACGTTGAAGGGCGATTGATTCATGTCGGTGATGAACAAATGCGCCTCCGTCGCGTATGCGATCACCAGCGTCAGCCCCGCCCACGGTCCGGACGGATCCAAAGCGCGCTCGTTGTGCCAGGAGCGGAAAAGCCCGAACACCTCGCTTCCGAACGGGCAGGTGAAAAGCCGGTCCACTTCGTCCAGGCCCCAGACGAGCGGGGCGTTCAAGTGCTTGAGCACCTCCCGCCGGAGCAAACGCTCGAAATTCACGCTGGCCCCGCGGCGTTCGTCCCAGAGGTCTGAGGGCAGCACCGGGAGCTCCAGTTGATCGACCAACGATTCCGCCAGCGTGATGAAAAACGAGGCGACGTTGTCGAGATTCGACGCGTTGAATTTCTGAAAATCCGTCAGCGCCACCCGCGCTCCTCGTTCGCGCGCGTATTGCACGCCCCTCGCCATGAGCGAAGTCTTGCCGATCTGACGCGCGCCTTTCACCAGGATGATGCTGTCGTAGCGGGTCAAGGCCGCCCTCAGTTCCTGGTCGGCCGGACGTTGCAGATAGAACGGGGAATTCAGCGGCACGGCACCACCGACCGGTTCGAGGACGGGTGCTTGGGGCGCCGGCGTTGCGGGTGCCTCCAACTTGACGTTCACGGGCTTCGGCAGCGGGGTGGGACGCGGCAGCAACCGAAG encodes:
- a CDS encoding toll/interleukin-1 receptor domain-containing protein, giving the protein MSSLPGSSTVSVAPLKVMLLQRRGVEPDGHVSALLEAVLSEAGHEVFIDRGGSSGVDWAKLIEEKIRHADVVIALLSEHSIHSEIFGFEVEHSHDAAQSQHGKPHLIPVRVAFSDPLPDSLGAILDSLVYHFWEGPQDDARLRQDILNALAAVRPAAPPVRVSVAKGLRLLPRPTPLPKPVNVKLEAPATPAPQAPVLEPVGGAVPLNSPFYLQRPADQELRAALTRYDSIILVKGARQIGKTSLMARGVQYARERGARVALTDFQKFNASNLDNVASFFITLAESLVDQLELPVLPSDLWDERRGASVNFERLLRREVLKHLNAPLVWGLDEVDRLFTCPFGSEVFGLFRSWHNERALDPSGPWAGLTLVIAYATEAHLFITDMNQSPFNVGTRLSLEDFSPAQVEELNRRYGAPLKDAEALKRFVALVGGHPFLVRRGLHELASGKASFEEFTAKASRDDGIFGDHLRRILVLLARDMGLSQVMAGVLRGQSCPTPESFYRLRSAGIIHGDSQDQARPRCSLYTEFLLRHI